In Oncorhynchus tshawytscha isolate Ot180627B linkage group LG06, Otsh_v2.0, whole genome shotgun sequence, the following are encoded in one genomic region:
- the LOC112252748 gene encoding kinesin light chain 1 isoform X8, translating to MSTMVYPREEKLEKLSQEEIISNTKLVIQGLEALKNEHNSILHSLLETIKCLKKDEANLVHEKSSLLRKSVEMIELGLGEAQVMMALSNHLNAVESEKQKLRAQVRRLCQENQWLRDELANTQQKLQKSEQSVAQLEEEKKHLEFMNQLKKYDEDISPTQEEKDGEPPKDSLDDLFPNDEEEQGQGMQHQHNSAAVAAAQQGGYEIPARLRTLHNLVIQYASQGRYEVAVPLCKQALEDLEKTSGHDHPDVATMLNILALVYRDQNKYKEAAHLLNDALSIREKTLGKDHPAVAATLNNLAVLYGKRGKYKEAEPLCKRALEIREKVLGKDHPDVAKQLNNLALLCQNQGKYEEVEYYYCRALEIYECRLGPDDANVAKTKNNLASCFLKQGKYKEAEILYKEILTRAHEKEFGSVDAENKPIWMHAEEREEMSKGKHRDNTPYGEYGGWYKACKVNSPTVNTTLRNLGALYRRQGKLEAAETLEECAMRSRKQINTGIDPIQQTRVVEILKDGEGDRERRRSRDSLSGVKYESGSETVEEVSMGVEWNGA from the exons ATGTCCACGATGGTGTACCCAAGGGAAGAGAAGCTAGAAAAGCTGTCCCAGGAGGAGATAATCTCCAACACCAAGCTGGTGATCCAGGGCCTGGAGGCACTGAAGAATGAGCACAACTCCATCCTGCACAGCCTGCTGGAGACCATCAAGTGCCTGAAGAAAGATGAGGCTAACCTGGTGCACGAGAAGTCCAGCCTTCTGCGCAAGTCTGTGGAGATGATCGAGCTGGGCCTTGGAGAAGCACAG GTGATGATGGCCCTGTCCAACCACTTAAACGCGGTGGAGTCTGAAAAGCAGAAGCTGCGAGCCCAGGTGCGTCGGCTGTGCCAGGAGAACCAGTGGCTGAGGGACGAGCTGGCCAACACACAGCAGAAGCTGCAGAAGAGCGAACAGAGCGTGGCacagctggaggaggagaagaagcacCTGGAGTTCATGAACCAGCTCAAGAAGTACGACGAGGACATCTCACCCACT CAGGAGGAGAAGGACGGCGAGCCACCAAAGGACTCTCTGGATGATCTCTTCCCCAACGATGAAGAGGAGCAAGGCCAAGGCA TGCAGCACCAGCACAACAGTGCTGCGGTGGCCGCAGCCCAACAGGGAGGCTATGAGATCCCAGCCCGCCTGAGGACCCTCCACAATCTGGTGATCCAGTATGCCTCCCAGGGGCGCTACGAGGTGGCCGTGCCCCTCTGCAAACAGGCCCTGGAGGACCTGGAGAAGACCTCCGGACACGACCACCCTgatgtcgccaccatgctcaatATACTGGCCCTTGTCTACAG ggATCAGAACAAATACAAAGAGGCTGCCCATCTGCTCAACGACGCTCTGTCCATCCGGGAGAAGACTCTCGGCAAAGACCACCCTGCT GTTGCTGCTACACTCAACAACCTGGCCGTGCTCTATGGAAAGAGGGGCAAGTACAAGGAGGCCGAGCCACTGTGCAAGAGAGCTTTGGAGATAAGAGAAAAG GTGCTGGGCAAGGACCACCCAGATGTGGCTAAGCAGCTGAACAACCTGGCCCTGCTGTGTCAGAACCAGGGCAAGTATGAAGAGGTGGAGTACTACTACTGCCGCGCCCTGGAGATCTATGAGTGCAGACTGGGTCCTGACGATGCCAATGTGGCCAAGACCAAGAACAACCTG gcaTCCTGCTTTCTCAAGCAGGGGAAATACAAAGAGGCTGAGATTCTGTACAAAGAGATTCTGACCCGTGCCCATGAGAAAGAGTTTGGATCTGTCGATG CTGAGAACAAACCCATCTGGATGCACgccgaagagagagaggagatgagtaaG GGCAAGCACAGAGACAACACCCCGTACGGCGAGTATGGCGGCTGGTACAAGGCCTGCAAAGTGAACAG CCCGACAGTGAACACCACCTTGAGAAACCTGGGAGCTCTGTACCGCCGACAGGGCAAGCTAGAGGCCGCTGAGACCCTGGAGGAGTGTGCCATGAGGTCCCGCAAGCAG ATCAACACA GGCATAGACCCCATCCAACAGACACGTGTGGTGGAGATCTTAAAGGATGgcgagggggacagggagaggcgGAGGAGCCGGGACAGTCTGTCCGGTGTCAAGTACGAGAGCGGCTCTGAGACCGTCGAGGAAGTGAGTATGGGCGTAGAGTGGAACGGG GCCTAA
- the LOC112252748 gene encoding kinesin light chain 1 isoform X7: MSTMVYPREEKLEKLSQEEIISNTKLVIQGLEALKNEHNSILHSLLETIKCLKKDEANLVHEKSSLLRKSVEMIELGLGEAQVMMALSNHLNAVESEKQKLRAQVRRLCQENQWLRDELANTQQKLQKSEQSVAQLEEEKKHLEFMNQLKKYDEDISPTQEEKDGEPPKDSLDDLFPNDEEEQGQGMQHQHNSAAVAAAQQGGYEIPARLRTLHNLVIQYASQGRYEVAVPLCKQALEDLEKTSGHDHPDVATMLNILALVYRDQNKYKEAAHLLNDALSIREKTLGKDHPAVAATLNNLAVLYGKRGKYKEAEPLCKRALEIREKVLGKDHPDVAKQLNNLALLCQNQGKYEEVEYYYCRALEIYECRLGPDDANVAKTKNNLASCFLKQGKYKEAEILYKEILTRAHEKEFGSVDAENKPIWMHAEEREEMSKGKHRDNTPYGEYGGWYKACKVNSPTVNTTLRNLGALYRRQGKLEAAETLEECAMRSRKQINTGIDPIQQTRVVEILKDGEGDRERRRSRDSLSGVKYESGSETVEEVSMGVEWNGDGSGALQRSVSLGKLRDVLRRSSELLVKKLQGNGPPEPTRTSTK, translated from the exons ATGTCCACGATGGTGTACCCAAGGGAAGAGAAGCTAGAAAAGCTGTCCCAGGAGGAGATAATCTCCAACACCAAGCTGGTGATCCAGGGCCTGGAGGCACTGAAGAATGAGCACAACTCCATCCTGCACAGCCTGCTGGAGACCATCAAGTGCCTGAAGAAAGATGAGGCTAACCTGGTGCACGAGAAGTCCAGCCTTCTGCGCAAGTCTGTGGAGATGATCGAGCTGGGCCTTGGAGAAGCACAG GTGATGATGGCCCTGTCCAACCACTTAAACGCGGTGGAGTCTGAAAAGCAGAAGCTGCGAGCCCAGGTGCGTCGGCTGTGCCAGGAGAACCAGTGGCTGAGGGACGAGCTGGCCAACACACAGCAGAAGCTGCAGAAGAGCGAACAGAGCGTGGCacagctggaggaggagaagaagcacCTGGAGTTCATGAACCAGCTCAAGAAGTACGACGAGGACATCTCACCCACT CAGGAGGAGAAGGACGGCGAGCCACCAAAGGACTCTCTGGATGATCTCTTCCCCAACGATGAAGAGGAGCAAGGCCAAGGCA TGCAGCACCAGCACAACAGTGCTGCGGTGGCCGCAGCCCAACAGGGAGGCTATGAGATCCCAGCCCGCCTGAGGACCCTCCACAATCTGGTGATCCAGTATGCCTCCCAGGGGCGCTACGAGGTGGCCGTGCCCCTCTGCAAACAGGCCCTGGAGGACCTGGAGAAGACCTCCGGACACGACCACCCTgatgtcgccaccatgctcaatATACTGGCCCTTGTCTACAG ggATCAGAACAAATACAAAGAGGCTGCCCATCTGCTCAACGACGCTCTGTCCATCCGGGAGAAGACTCTCGGCAAAGACCACCCTGCT GTTGCTGCTACACTCAACAACCTGGCCGTGCTCTATGGAAAGAGGGGCAAGTACAAGGAGGCCGAGCCACTGTGCAAGAGAGCTTTGGAGATAAGAGAAAAG GTGCTGGGCAAGGACCACCCAGATGTGGCTAAGCAGCTGAACAACCTGGCCCTGCTGTGTCAGAACCAGGGCAAGTATGAAGAGGTGGAGTACTACTACTGCCGCGCCCTGGAGATCTATGAGTGCAGACTGGGTCCTGACGATGCCAATGTGGCCAAGACCAAGAACAACCTG gcaTCCTGCTTTCTCAAGCAGGGGAAATACAAAGAGGCTGAGATTCTGTACAAAGAGATTCTGACCCGTGCCCATGAGAAAGAGTTTGGATCTGTCGATG CTGAGAACAAACCCATCTGGATGCACgccgaagagagagaggagatgagtaaG GGCAAGCACAGAGACAACACCCCGTACGGCGAGTATGGCGGCTGGTACAAGGCCTGCAAAGTGAACAG CCCGACAGTGAACACCACCTTGAGAAACCTGGGAGCTCTGTACCGCCGACAGGGCAAGCTAGAGGCCGCTGAGACCCTGGAGGAGTGTGCCATGAGGTCCCGCAAGCAG ATCAACACA GGCATAGACCCCATCCAACAGACACGTGTGGTGGAGATCTTAAAGGATGgcgagggggacagggagaggcgGAGGAGCCGGGACAGTCTGTCCGGTGTCAAGTACGAGAGCGGCTCTGAGACCGTCGAGGAAGTGAGTATGGGCGTAGAGTGGAACGGG
- the LOC112252748 gene encoding kinesin light chain 1 isoform X9: MSTMVYPREEKLEKLSQEEIISNTKLVIQGLEALKNEHNSILHSLLETIKCLKKDEANLVHEKSSLLRKSVEMIELGLGEAQVMMALSNHLNAVESEKQKLRAQVRRLCQENQWLRDELANTQQKLQKSEQSVAQLEEEKKHLEFMNQLKKYDEDISPTQEEKDGEPPKDSLDDLFPNDEEEQGQGMQHQHNSAAVAAAQQGGYEIPARLRTLHNLVIQYASQGRYEVAVPLCKQALEDLEKTSGHDHPDVATMLNILALVYRDQNKYKEAAHLLNDALSIREKTLGKDHPAVAATLNNLAVLYGKRGKYKEAEPLCKRALEIREKVLGKDHPDVAKQLNNLALLCQNQGKYEEVEYYYCRALEIYECRLGPDDANVAKTKNNLASCFLKQGKYKEAEILYKEILTRAHEKEFGSVDAENKPIWMHAEEREEMSKGKHRDNTPYGEYGGWYKACKVNSPTVNTTLRNLGALYRRQGKLEAAETLEECAMRSRKQINTGIDPIQQTRVVEILKDGEGDRERRRSRDSLSGVKYESGSETVEEA; the protein is encoded by the exons ATGTCCACGATGGTGTACCCAAGGGAAGAGAAGCTAGAAAAGCTGTCCCAGGAGGAGATAATCTCCAACACCAAGCTGGTGATCCAGGGCCTGGAGGCACTGAAGAATGAGCACAACTCCATCCTGCACAGCCTGCTGGAGACCATCAAGTGCCTGAAGAAAGATGAGGCTAACCTGGTGCACGAGAAGTCCAGCCTTCTGCGCAAGTCTGTGGAGATGATCGAGCTGGGCCTTGGAGAAGCACAG GTGATGATGGCCCTGTCCAACCACTTAAACGCGGTGGAGTCTGAAAAGCAGAAGCTGCGAGCCCAGGTGCGTCGGCTGTGCCAGGAGAACCAGTGGCTGAGGGACGAGCTGGCCAACACACAGCAGAAGCTGCAGAAGAGCGAACAGAGCGTGGCacagctggaggaggagaagaagcacCTGGAGTTCATGAACCAGCTCAAGAAGTACGACGAGGACATCTCACCCACT CAGGAGGAGAAGGACGGCGAGCCACCAAAGGACTCTCTGGATGATCTCTTCCCCAACGATGAAGAGGAGCAAGGCCAAGGCA TGCAGCACCAGCACAACAGTGCTGCGGTGGCCGCAGCCCAACAGGGAGGCTATGAGATCCCAGCCCGCCTGAGGACCCTCCACAATCTGGTGATCCAGTATGCCTCCCAGGGGCGCTACGAGGTGGCCGTGCCCCTCTGCAAACAGGCCCTGGAGGACCTGGAGAAGACCTCCGGACACGACCACCCTgatgtcgccaccatgctcaatATACTGGCCCTTGTCTACAG ggATCAGAACAAATACAAAGAGGCTGCCCATCTGCTCAACGACGCTCTGTCCATCCGGGAGAAGACTCTCGGCAAAGACCACCCTGCT GTTGCTGCTACACTCAACAACCTGGCCGTGCTCTATGGAAAGAGGGGCAAGTACAAGGAGGCCGAGCCACTGTGCAAGAGAGCTTTGGAGATAAGAGAAAAG GTGCTGGGCAAGGACCACCCAGATGTGGCTAAGCAGCTGAACAACCTGGCCCTGCTGTGTCAGAACCAGGGCAAGTATGAAGAGGTGGAGTACTACTACTGCCGCGCCCTGGAGATCTATGAGTGCAGACTGGGTCCTGACGATGCCAATGTGGCCAAGACCAAGAACAACCTG gcaTCCTGCTTTCTCAAGCAGGGGAAATACAAAGAGGCTGAGATTCTGTACAAAGAGATTCTGACCCGTGCCCATGAGAAAGAGTTTGGATCTGTCGATG CTGAGAACAAACCCATCTGGATGCACgccgaagagagagaggagatgagtaaG GGCAAGCACAGAGACAACACCCCGTACGGCGAGTATGGCGGCTGGTACAAGGCCTGCAAAGTGAACAG CCCGACAGTGAACACCACCTTGAGAAACCTGGGAGCTCTGTACCGCCGACAGGGCAAGCTAGAGGCCGCTGAGACCCTGGAGGAGTGTGCCATGAGGTCCCGCAAGCAG ATCAACACA GGCATAGACCCCATCCAACAGACACGTGTGGTGGAGATCTTAAAGGATGgcgagggggacagggagaggcgGAGGAGCCGGGACAGTCTGTCCGGTGTCAAGTACGAGAGCGGCTCTGAGACCGTCGAGGAA GCCTAA